In Microbacterium foliorum, the following proteins share a genomic window:
- a CDS encoding GNAT family N-acetyltransferase, which produces MAELRAVVMRPDLERLGRYDPVRVRQRFLDAFVPENTRVIVVDGEDVGLVAVRPEPDGFWIEHFYLAPESQGRGIGAAVLARLLTESDGTRPFRLNVLQASAARRLYERHGFVLESEDAVDVFMKAEPA; this is translated from the coding sequence ATGGCGGAGCTGAGAGCGGTCGTGATGCGACCTGACCTCGAGCGGCTCGGCCGATATGACCCGGTGCGCGTGCGGCAGCGCTTCCTCGATGCGTTCGTTCCCGAGAACACCCGCGTGATCGTCGTCGACGGTGAAGACGTCGGTCTGGTGGCGGTGAGGCCTGAACCGGACGGGTTCTGGATCGAGCATTTCTATCTCGCGCCGGAATCGCAGGGCCGCGGGATAGGAGCAGCCGTGCTCGCACGACTGCTCACCGAGAGCGACGGCACGCGGCCGTTCCGGCTCAACGTGCTGCAGGCCAGCGCGGCACGGCGACTGTACGAGCGGCACGGCTTCGTTCTCGAGAGCGAAGACGCCGTCGACGTCTTCATGAAGGCAGAACCAGCCTGA
- a CDS encoding M18 family aminopeptidase, giving the protein MPVTPDALAHAEDLADFVVASPSSYHAAAEVARRLENAGFARLEEGDAWEVTPGGRYVVVRDGAAIAWTVPRDATATTPAHVLGAHTDSPGFKLKPQPTTGSKGWLQAAVEVYGGPLLNSWLDRELRLAGRLALADGRVVLADTGALLRLPQLAIHLDRDANTGLALDKQFQTQPVWGLGDPTQEDILAELAESAGVTASDIRGYDVVIADTARGAVFGKDRAFFASGRLDDLASVHAGVVALESIDTAASGPIAILAAFDHEELGSNSRSGAAGPFLEDILGRVYDALGADASERRRALSASWCLSSDVGHSVHPNYVHKHDPVVQPVLGSGPILKLNANQRYATDAVGSAAWRDWCDSADVVTQEFVSNNNVRCGSTIGPITATRLGIRTVDVGIPILSMHSARELAGVSDLHDLARVAGAFFAG; this is encoded by the coding sequence ATGCCCGTCACCCCGGACGCTCTCGCCCACGCCGAGGATCTCGCCGACTTCGTCGTCGCCTCGCCCTCGAGCTATCACGCCGCCGCAGAGGTGGCCAGGCGACTCGAGAATGCCGGGTTCGCGCGCCTCGAAGAGGGAGACGCGTGGGAAGTCACCCCCGGCGGGCGCTACGTCGTCGTGCGCGACGGCGCCGCGATCGCCTGGACGGTGCCGAGGGATGCCACCGCCACCACACCCGCACACGTGCTCGGCGCTCACACCGACTCCCCCGGCTTCAAGCTCAAGCCGCAGCCGACCACCGGGTCGAAGGGCTGGCTGCAGGCGGCCGTGGAGGTGTACGGCGGACCGCTGCTGAACTCCTGGCTCGACCGCGAGCTGCGCCTCGCCGGCCGACTCGCCCTCGCCGACGGACGGGTCGTGCTCGCCGACACGGGAGCGCTGCTGCGCCTCCCCCAGCTCGCGATCCACCTCGACCGCGACGCGAACACGGGCCTCGCACTCGACAAGCAGTTCCAGACGCAGCCCGTCTGGGGCCTCGGCGACCCGACGCAGGAGGACATCCTCGCCGAGCTCGCCGAGTCGGCCGGAGTCACGGCATCCGACATCCGCGGGTACGACGTCGTGATCGCCGACACGGCACGCGGAGCGGTATTCGGCAAGGATCGCGCGTTCTTCGCCTCAGGCCGTCTCGACGACCTCGCCTCGGTGCATGCCGGCGTGGTCGCACTCGAGTCGATCGACACCGCGGCGTCCGGACCGATCGCGATCCTGGCGGCCTTCGATCACGAGGAGCTCGGCTCGAACTCGCGCTCCGGCGCGGCAGGTCCCTTCCTCGAAGACATCCTCGGTCGCGTGTACGACGCGCTCGGCGCCGACGCCTCCGAGCGCCGCCGCGCCCTCTCGGCGTCGTGGTGCCTGTCGAGCGACGTGGGCCATTCGGTGCACCCCAACTACGTGCACAAGCACGACCCGGTGGTGCAGCCGGTGCTCGGATCCGGTCCGATCCTCAAGCTCAACGCCAACCAGCGGTATGCGACGGATGCTGTCGGCTCCGCCGCCTGGCGCGACTGGTGCGACAGCGCCGACGTGGTCACGCAGGAGTTCGTGTCGAACAACAACGTGCGCTGCGGGTCGACGATCGGCCCGATCACGGCGACGCGTCTCGGCATCCGCACGGTCGACGTCGGCATCCCGATCCTGTCGATGCACTCGGCCCGTGAGCTCGCGGGAGTCTCGGATCTGCACGACCTCGCCCGCGTCGCGGGGGCGTTCTTCGCCGGCTGA
- a CDS encoding response regulator translates to MSQIRVVIVDDDPLVRSALSHFVSRDPEITVVAEAESGLEGIEVVGREHPDVVMMDVQMPEMNGIEATAVISERWPEVKILAVTTLDGSDTVLPMLSAGASGYLLKDSSAASILEGVREVYSGASSLSPRIASLLIKHVRDTEPVGGDDSLEALTDREQEVLQRLAQGMSNAEIARTLIVSEGTVKAHLGRIMSKWHVRDRVQILVTAAHAGLVDFR, encoded by the coding sequence ATGTCCCAAATCCGCGTCGTGATCGTCGATGACGATCCCCTGGTGCGCTCAGCGCTCTCTCACTTCGTCTCACGAGACCCCGAGATCACCGTGGTCGCAGAGGCGGAGTCCGGGCTCGAGGGCATTGAGGTGGTGGGACGCGAGCATCCTGATGTCGTGATGATGGACGTGCAGATGCCCGAGATGAATGGCATCGAGGCGACTGCTGTCATCAGTGAGCGATGGCCCGAGGTGAAGATCCTGGCCGTCACCACGCTCGACGGCAGCGACACCGTTCTGCCTATGCTCAGTGCGGGTGCATCGGGGTATCTGCTGAAGGATTCCAGCGCTGCGAGCATTCTCGAGGGTGTGCGGGAGGTCTACAGCGGAGCGAGCTCACTGTCCCCGCGCATCGCCTCGCTGCTGATCAAGCACGTGCGTGACACGGAGCCGGTCGGTGGCGACGACTCGCTCGAGGCGCTCACCGATCGCGAGCAGGAGGTGCTGCAGCGTCTGGCCCAGGGAATGTCGAACGCGGAGATCGCTCGCACACTGATCGTGTCAGAGGGAACGGTGAAGGCTCATCTGGGCCGCATCATGTCGAAGTGGCACGTTCGCGATCGAGTGCAGATCCTGGTCACGGCAGCGCACGCCGGCCTCGTCGACTTCCGCTGA
- the phnE gene encoding phosphonate ABC transporter, permease protein PhnE: protein MSVLSDAPAAPATPGRSTVSDRAPRRPISAERIAAGLTLVALLVLGILAVDEVGISIPAMVQSWGNAENFMARVGGLSFPEPADLAWLIALTVGLVLVGTLLAAVLSVPIAYLAASNTTPGNGWRAAARFVGVLTRALPDVVLAMAFVLMFSLGTLPGILAIGIHSIGMISKMFADAIEQIDEGPRLAIRAAGGSKMQEFASGILPQVLPSWVATVLHRNDINLRGSVVLGYVGVAGLGLEMSYAFKSLNYGKGLGIALVIFILCVAMEIVSSLVRGAMLGQQRQTRSWIDRIIHPRLSGSASTSTTAPPAWAASPQTAVRRPWTAERVRNTSGIVVAVLVVIGSVVVSQINWLDFFTFWAKLPDVAAKFWPPSFGSYEASAMIAAMRDTIAIALAATVLTLLPSLILGSLAASNVAPGPGARGVARFLLVGIRGIPELILAIVLVVITGLGAQAGVIALAIGGIGLLGKLIADSLEEVDRGPERALRAVGATRLQTYTSATVPQGMQALIGHSFYMLDTNIRAATILGIVGGGGVGYYLLNASQGSRYETVTAIVLMILVTVLVVEGLAMWMRKVFR from the coding sequence GTGAGCGTGCTCTCGGACGCACCCGCTGCGCCCGCGACTCCCGGACGCTCCACCGTCTCCGATCGCGCGCCGCGGCGTCCGATCTCGGCCGAGCGCATCGCCGCCGGACTCACCCTGGTGGCTCTCCTCGTGCTCGGCATCCTCGCGGTCGACGAGGTCGGCATCTCGATCCCGGCGATGGTGCAGAGCTGGGGCAACGCCGAGAACTTCATGGCGCGCGTCGGCGGACTCTCGTTCCCCGAGCCCGCCGACCTCGCGTGGCTGATCGCTCTCACCGTCGGGCTGGTGCTCGTCGGCACGCTGCTCGCCGCCGTGCTCTCGGTGCCGATCGCCTACCTCGCTGCCTCCAACACGACCCCCGGCAACGGATGGCGTGCGGCGGCCCGTTTCGTCGGAGTCCTCACCCGCGCGCTGCCGGACGTCGTGCTCGCCATGGCGTTCGTGCTCATGTTCTCGCTCGGCACGCTTCCCGGAATCCTGGCCATCGGCATCCACTCGATCGGCATGATCTCGAAGATGTTCGCCGACGCGATCGAGCAGATCGACGAGGGCCCCCGCCTCGCGATCCGCGCAGCCGGCGGATCGAAGATGCAGGAGTTCGCCTCGGGCATCCTTCCGCAGGTGCTGCCGAGCTGGGTCGCGACGGTGCTGCACCGCAACGACATCAACCTGCGCGGCAGCGTCGTGCTCGGCTACGTGGGCGTGGCGGGCCTCGGGCTCGAGATGTCGTACGCGTTCAAGTCGCTCAACTACGGCAAGGGACTCGGCATCGCGCTGGTCATCTTCATCCTGTGCGTCGCGATGGAGATCGTCTCGAGCCTGGTGCGCGGGGCGATGCTCGGCCAGCAGCGGCAGACCCGGTCGTGGATCGACCGCATCATCCACCCTCGCCTCAGCGGCTCGGCGAGCACGAGCACGACCGCACCACCCGCATGGGCAGCCAGCCCTCAGACCGCGGTGCGTCGGCCGTGGACGGCGGAGCGCGTGCGCAACACGAGCGGCATCGTCGTCGCGGTGCTCGTCGTGATCGGCAGCGTCGTCGTCAGTCAGATCAACTGGCTCGACTTCTTCACCTTCTGGGCCAAGCTCCCCGACGTCGCCGCGAAGTTCTGGCCGCCGTCCTTCGGCAGCTACGAGGCGTCGGCGATGATCGCCGCCATGCGCGACACGATCGCCATCGCACTCGCCGCGACCGTACTCACCCTGCTGCCGTCGCTGATCCTCGGTTCGCTCGCGGCGAGCAACGTCGCACCCGGCCCGGGTGCACGCGGCGTCGCCCGGTTCCTGCTCGTCGGCATCCGCGGCATCCCCGAGCTGATCCTCGCGATCGTGCTCGTGGTGATCACCGGGCTCGGCGCGCAGGCGGGAGTCATCGCCCTCGCGATCGGCGGCATCGGACTGCTCGGCAAGCTGATCGCCGACTCTCTCGAAGAGGTCGACCGCGGCCCCGAGCGCGCGCTCCGAGCGGTCGGCGCCACCCGCCTGCAGACCTATACCTCGGCTACCGTGCCCCAGGGCATGCAGGCGCTCATCGGGCACAGCTTCTACATGCTCGACACGAACATCCGCGCGGCGACGATCCTCGGCATCGTCGGCGGCGGCGGAGTCGGCTACTACCTGCTCAACGCGAGCCAGGGCTCGCGTTACGAGACGGTGACCGCGATCGTGCTGATGATCCTCGTCACGGTGCTCGTCGTCGAAGGACTCGCGATGTGGATGCGAAAGGTGTTCCGATGA
- a CDS encoding HNH endonuclease signature motif containing protein, translating into MNSTAELLDRVIADLDSVLSDDALAGLSDAERVSVLVAAGSAFRRVEAVVVETVATGEMGGFPHAAGCRGENELLQRTMLVDPRGATRVGKVIDRVRRDVSLVSGERLPARWPELRTALLDGVVGVDGFLAATGPIERVWDRLTVDQRLAADVALAGCARGHGLEVDPDPDAGRDVDADAAGPSPTTEDLRALAEDLASMFDPDGQEPKDEDAKRRRGITIGRLKDGVHAIRGYLTPEVAAQFRLIMDALLNPKGDGPPMPGVFFTPSGGTESGADAGADTDVHADADTDVDADAGGDGGEDPFNSDERSVIDDRTAAQKRHDALAAALAIAARHKDMPTLGGASPVLVVTVDAKDLAHGSAFSSGADANAGAGVAGACAGAAAGNGGWATIPGSGAHVPVSVAAQVACSGAIQRVLMDEGRIIGITTTDRVFTVHQRRAIVARDKECLIPGCHVPASWCEIHHVTEHAQGGPTHTDNGVPLCWWHHRSLDTSQWEIRMSNGLPQVRGPAWWDPARHWRTPRLSLPADLPQTHLARTG; encoded by the coding sequence ATGAACAGCACTGCGGAGCTCCTGGATCGGGTCATCGCCGACCTCGATTCGGTGCTGTCCGACGACGCATTGGCGGGGCTGTCGGATGCGGAGCGCGTGAGCGTTCTGGTGGCCGCGGGGTCGGCGTTTCGGCGGGTGGAGGCGGTGGTCGTCGAGACCGTCGCGACGGGGGAGATGGGTGGTTTCCCGCATGCGGCGGGCTGCCGGGGCGAGAACGAGTTGTTGCAGCGGACGATGCTCGTCGATCCGCGGGGTGCGACCAGGGTGGGGAAGGTCATCGACCGCGTGCGGCGGGATGTGAGTCTGGTGTCGGGGGAGCGGCTTCCCGCCCGGTGGCCAGAGTTGCGGACGGCGCTGCTGGACGGGGTTGTCGGGGTCGACGGGTTTCTTGCCGCGACCGGTCCGATCGAGCGGGTGTGGGATCGGCTCACGGTCGATCAGCGGTTGGCGGCCGATGTGGCTTTGGCAGGTTGCGCCCGCGGGCACGGTCTCGAGGTCGATCCCGACCCTGACGCGGGCCGGGACGTCGACGCGGATGCGGCGGGTCCGTCGCCGACGACGGAGGATCTGCGAGCTCTTGCGGAGGATCTTGCGTCGATGTTCGACCCCGATGGACAAGAACCCAAAGACGAGGATGCGAAGCGGCGTCGGGGCATCACGATCGGCCGCCTCAAGGACGGTGTGCATGCGATCCGCGGGTATCTGACCCCGGAGGTCGCGGCCCAGTTCCGGTTGATCATGGACGCGCTCCTCAACCCCAAGGGTGACGGCCCACCCATGCCCGGGGTGTTCTTCACCCCCAGCGGCGGCACGGAATCCGGCGCTGATGCTGGTGCAGACACAGACGTACACGCAGACGCAGACACGGACGTAGACGCAGACGCCGGCGGGGACGGGGGAGAGGACCCGTTCAACTCGGACGAGCGGAGCGTGATCGATGACCGCACCGCGGCCCAGAAACGCCATGATGCGCTCGCAGCGGCGCTGGCGATCGCGGCCCGACACAAGGACATGCCCACGTTGGGTGGGGCATCACCGGTGCTCGTCGTCACCGTCGATGCAAAAGACCTCGCTCATGGGTCGGCCTTCAGCTCTGGCGCAGATGCCAACGCTGGCGCCGGTGTCGCGGGTGCGTGTGCGGGTGCCGCCGCCGGTAACGGTGGGTGGGCGACGATCCCCGGATCCGGCGCTCACGTGCCCGTCTCGGTGGCGGCGCAGGTCGCGTGCTCGGGAGCGATCCAGCGGGTACTCATGGATGAGGGCCGCATCATCGGGATCACGACCACTGATCGGGTGTTCACGGTTCATCAGCGCCGGGCGATCGTCGCCCGCGACAAGGAATGCCTGATCCCCGGATGCCACGTGCCCGCGTCGTGGTGCGAGATCCACCACGTCACCGAACACGCACAGGGTGGGCCGACGCATACGGATAACGGTGTCCCGTTGTGCTGGTGGCATCACCGATCGCTTGACACTTCGCAGTGGGAGATCCGCATGAGTAACGGCCTCCCGCAGGTGCGCGGACCGGCGTGGTGGGACCCCGCACGCCACTGGCGCACGCCACGACTCAGCCTCCCCGCCGACCTGCCTCAGACGCACCTCGCCCGAACGGGTTGA
- the phnC gene encoding phosphonate ABC transporter ATP-binding protein, with product MNTASDALIRLNGVTKTFGSTTALKNASLQVSRGEIVVLLGLSGSGKSTLLRHLDGLEVPTSGEIEVLGSQVPTLKGKALRRLRSRVGFIFQQFELVPSLTVLENVLTGSLSEIRGPRLGLWGYSKAAKLRALEHLDRVGLLDRAYQRSDTLSGGQQQRVAIARALMQKPDILLADEPVASLDPESSDQVMALIREIAADECLTVVCSLHQVDLAISWADRIVGLRHGEIVLDTPTGDLTKAEVMEIYGRVATTTAEIRAVQDELTEITVDIADIDKARVS from the coding sequence ATGAACACGGCATCCGATGCCCTCATCCGCCTGAACGGCGTGACGAAGACCTTCGGCTCGACGACGGCGCTCAAGAACGCGTCGCTGCAGGTGTCGCGCGGCGAGATCGTCGTGCTGCTCGGACTCTCCGGCTCGGGCAAGTCCACTCTCCTGCGCCACCTGGACGGGCTCGAGGTGCCGACCTCCGGCGAGATCGAGGTGCTCGGATCCCAGGTGCCGACGCTCAAGGGCAAGGCGCTGCGCCGCCTCCGCAGTCGGGTGGGATTCATCTTCCAGCAGTTCGAGCTCGTGCCCTCCCTCACCGTGCTCGAGAACGTGCTCACCGGATCGCTGTCGGAGATCCGCGGACCGCGACTCGGGCTCTGGGGCTATTCGAAGGCGGCGAAGCTGCGCGCCCTCGAACACCTCGACCGCGTCGGACTCCTCGACCGCGCCTACCAGCGCAGCGACACCCTCTCGGGCGGCCAGCAGCAGCGCGTCGCCATCGCCCGCGCTCTGATGCAGAAGCCCGACATCCTGCTCGCCGACGAACCCGTCGCCTCGCTCGACCCCGAGTCGAGCGATCAGGTGATGGCGCTGATCCGCGAGATCGCCGCAGACGAGTGCCTCACCGTCGTCTGCAGCCTGCATCAGGTCGACCTCGCGATCTCGTGGGCCGACCGCATCGTCGGTCTGCGCCACGGCGAGATCGTGCTCGACACACCGACCGGCGACCTCACCAAGGCCGAGGTCATGGAGATCTACGGTCGCGTCGCCACGACCACCGCAGAGATCCGTGCCGTGCAGGACGAGCTCACTGAGATCACGGTCGACATCGCCGACATCGACAAGGCCCGCGTCTCGTGA
- a CDS encoding GntR family transcriptional regulator produces the protein MAEAVYTQIADDLRAQIAAGTLRPGDDVPTESELAERWHTSRGPIRNALAALRSEGLIETGRGRPARVVSRKASQAVDMSVPFTRWARDLGVTPGAQTQELSLRRAGDRAELLGVSPDDTIVGVVRLRLLDGRPTMLERLFYTEAVGRRLLDVDTDAISITEYLGSVGHPIVGLEHQIDAVAADDQDAALLRVPRGTPILRLSRISRDASGRIFEASEDRYLSEVVRFTVAASGISTDGHYMRAVGG, from the coding sequence GTGGCCGAAGCTGTATACACCCAGATCGCAGACGACCTGCGCGCCCAGATCGCGGCGGGCACTCTGCGCCCCGGCGACGACGTGCCCACCGAGTCGGAGCTCGCCGAACGCTGGCACACGTCGCGCGGTCCCATCCGCAACGCCCTGGCGGCTCTGCGCAGCGAGGGCCTGATCGAGACCGGACGTGGCCGCCCCGCTCGTGTCGTCTCCCGCAAGGCGAGTCAGGCCGTCGACATGTCGGTGCCGTTCACGCGCTGGGCCCGCGATCTCGGCGTGACTCCCGGCGCGCAGACGCAGGAGCTGAGCCTTCGCCGCGCAGGCGACCGCGCCGAGCTTCTCGGCGTCTCCCCCGATGACACGATCGTCGGCGTCGTGCGGCTCCGCCTGCTCGACGGTCGGCCGACGATGCTCGAGCGCCTGTTCTACACCGAAGCCGTGGGGCGCCGACTGCTCGACGTCGACACCGACGCGATCTCGATCACCGAGTACCTGGGGTCGGTCGGGCACCCGATCGTCGGACTCGAGCACCAGATCGACGCGGTCGCGGCCGATGATCAGGATGCCGCTCTGCTGCGGGTGCCACGGGGGACGCCGATCCTTCGGCTCAGCCGGATCTCTCGCGACGCGAGCGGACGCATCTTCGAGGCGTCCGAGGATCGCTACCTCAGCGAGGTGGTGCGATTCACAGTCGCGGCGTCCGGGATCTCGACGGACGGGCACTACATGCGTGCGGTGGGCGGCTAG
- a CDS encoding phosphate/phosphite/phosphonate ABC transporter substrate-binding protein, translating to MKLRALPVLAGAAILALGLAACSGTAEATGASDADASATTSGFAVDENTLVFGVVPDSVDTETNYQPLMDYIAEITGKSVEYHESTDYAALIEASVAGKVDVASFSGFTYVTATNNGAKLTPISSIVTEEGQEPGYYSQAIVPADSDISSIEDFKGKKVCFVDPSSTSGYLFPSYNLLEAGIDPKTDITPVFAGKHDVSVQKVGEGVECEVGFAEDSEVEKSDAVKVIDETMVPGAPLVYASALPDDVAKELVDGLSEVTIDDIIAAGVDSADSDSFRSVFFATKPVDDAYYDLIRDICKETDAEQCQG from the coding sequence ATGAAGCTCCGCGCTCTCCCCGTACTCGCCGGTGCCGCGATCCTCGCGCTCGGCCTCGCCGCCTGCTCAGGCACCGCAGAGGCCACCGGCGCGTCCGACGCCGACGCATCGGCGACCACGAGCGGCTTCGCAGTCGACGAGAACACGCTCGTCTTCGGCGTCGTGCCCGACTCGGTCGACACCGAGACGAACTACCAGCCGCTCATGGACTACATCGCCGAGATCACCGGCAAGTCGGTCGAATACCACGAGTCCACCGACTACGCGGCACTCATCGAAGCCTCCGTCGCCGGCAAGGTCGACGTGGCCTCGTTCTCGGGCTTCACCTACGTCACCGCCACGAACAACGGTGCGAAGCTCACCCCGATCTCGTCGATCGTGACCGAAGAGGGCCAGGAGCCCGGTTACTACTCGCAGGCGATCGTGCCCGCCGACAGTGACATCTCGAGCATCGAGGACTTCAAGGGCAAGAAGGTCTGCTTCGTCGATCCGTCGTCGACCTCGGGCTACCTCTTCCCGTCGTACAACCTGCTCGAGGCGGGCATCGACCCGAAGACCGACATCACCCCGGTCTTCGCGGGCAAGCACGACGTCAGCGTGCAGAAGGTCGGCGAGGGCGTCGAGTGCGAGGTCGGCTTCGCCGAGGACTCCGAGGTCGAGAAGTCGGATGCCGTGAAGGTCATCGACGAGACCATGGTGCCCGGTGCTCCGCTCGTCTACGCGTCGGCGCTGCCCGACGACGTCGCCAAGGAACTCGTCGACGGCCTGTCGGAGGTCACGATCGACGACATCATCGCCGCCGGCGTCGACAGTGCTGACAGCGACTCGTTCCGCAGCGTCTTCTTCGCCACGAAGCCGGTCGACGACGCGTACTACGACCTCATCCGCGACATCTGCAAGGAGACCGACGCGGAGCAGTGCCAGGGCTGA
- a CDS encoding EamA family transporter has product MSALAFALVIAAAVTHAAWNIVAHGVSRAGMPFLWWGAVGGTVVWIGVVPFTGGLGTDDVLAFLLGVGVSGVLHVAYMAVLQRGYREGNLSTVYATARGTGPFLSVIVAILLFGERPSALALVGVAAIIVGVVAIGLVDRGRPERRGRSLDPGLVFGLLTGVAIAVYTIWDANAVRTWNLSPVAFMVGTMLLEIPFYSFGVRGRWAAVRTLGRTQWRRIVAFSILSPLSYILVLTAIQIAPVALVAPLREVSVVLVSLFGVFALKESRPGWRLAASAVVAGGIVLLAL; this is encoded by the coding sequence GTGTCCGCTCTCGCTTTCGCCCTCGTCATCGCCGCAGCCGTCACGCACGCCGCGTGGAACATCGTCGCCCATGGCGTGAGCCGGGCGGGCATGCCGTTCCTGTGGTGGGGAGCCGTCGGAGGAACCGTCGTCTGGATCGGCGTCGTCCCGTTCACCGGCGGGCTGGGCACCGACGACGTGCTCGCGTTCCTGTTGGGCGTCGGAGTCTCGGGGGTGCTGCACGTCGCCTACATGGCGGTGCTCCAGCGCGGATACCGTGAGGGCAACCTCTCCACCGTCTACGCGACAGCCAGGGGCACCGGACCGTTCCTCTCGGTGATCGTCGCCATCCTGCTGTTCGGTGAGCGGCCTTCCGCACTCGCCCTGGTGGGCGTCGCCGCGATCATCGTCGGGGTCGTCGCGATCGGGCTCGTCGACCGGGGGCGCCCCGAGCGCCGCGGCCGCTCACTCGACCCCGGGCTCGTGTTCGGCCTGCTCACCGGGGTCGCGATCGCGGTCTACACGATCTGGGATGCCAACGCGGTGCGCACCTGGAACCTCTCGCCCGTCGCCTTCATGGTCGGGACGATGCTGCTCGAGATCCCGTTCTACTCCTTCGGTGTTCGCGGCCGGTGGGCGGCCGTCCGCACCCTCGGGCGCACGCAGTGGCGACGTATCGTGGCCTTCAGCATCCTGTCGCCGCTGTCGTACATCCTGGTGCTCACGGCCATCCAGATCGCTCCGGTGGCCCTGGTCGCACCGTTGCGCGAGGTCAGTGTCGTGCTGGTCAGCCTCTTCGGGGTGTTCGCCCTCAAGGAGAGCAGGCCAGGATGGCGTCTGGCCGCGTCCGCGGTCGTCGCCGGCGGGATCGTGCTGCTCGCGCTGTAG
- a CDS encoding sensor histidine kinase yields MASSLPSGERADVTRLGKGEKLSTIERIAVLAVVGTIVTFDTVGLFLPPGLDPLTAALGIASTAVLALYLWSPLIATYALGVVFALSFIPGIEAQVLTTAAFAAGLVVRLGWTSLVLSYAGVFLLASALVVTGDSRDAFNIAIFLVGAAVSGAVGFALRIAFARGRTLEVQLAEKAEQERQAVLAERRWIAGELHDSIAHHLTVVALHVQMLDDDRTSSESQEAIRIAARKAMTDLRFVIDLADDGPRSEGMPSGDLAASVDEAQQEFESAGHAVIVDGDPSDERIPRAAEIILARILRESATNVLKYAGEGEVLIRFDIDDDSAKLTVSSPLSVTPRRELSSSRTGVGRMAERVLGASGEFSAGEADGRWVVSALLPIV; encoded by the coding sequence ATGGCTTCAAGTCTTCCGTCGGGTGAACGCGCAGACGTCACCCGACTCGGAAAGGGCGAGAAGCTCAGCACGATCGAACGGATCGCCGTACTGGCGGTCGTCGGAACGATCGTCACCTTCGACACAGTCGGACTGTTCCTTCCTCCGGGATTGGATCCTCTGACGGCGGCACTCGGGATCGCATCCACCGCGGTCTTGGCCCTGTACCTCTGGTCCCCACTGATCGCGACATACGCCCTCGGCGTGGTGTTCGCACTCTCCTTCATCCCCGGCATCGAAGCCCAGGTGCTCACGACCGCCGCTTTCGCGGCAGGCTTGGTCGTGCGTCTGGGATGGACCTCCTTGGTCCTGTCCTATGCCGGAGTTTTCCTCCTCGCATCCGCACTGGTCGTCACTGGCGACTCGAGGGATGCCTTCAATATCGCGATCTTCCTGGTCGGCGCCGCAGTATCCGGCGCCGTCGGCTTCGCACTTCGCATCGCGTTCGCCCGAGGGCGGACGCTCGAGGTGCAGCTGGCTGAGAAGGCCGAGCAGGAACGGCAGGCAGTACTCGCTGAGCGACGTTGGATCGCCGGCGAGTTGCACGACAGCATCGCGCACCACCTCACGGTGGTGGCGCTGCACGTGCAGATGCTCGACGACGATCGCACCAGCAGCGAATCGCAGGAGGCGATCCGCATCGCCGCACGCAAGGCGATGACCGATCTCCGCTTCGTGATCGACCTCGCAGACGACGGACCCCGGTCCGAGGGCATGCCCTCGGGCGATCTGGCGGCCTCCGTCGACGAAGCCCAGCAGGAGTTCGAATCCGCGGGTCACGCCGTGATCGTCGACGGCGACCCCTCTGACGAGCGCATCCCACGCGCAGCCGAGATCATCCTCGCGCGCATCCTGCGCGAGTCGGCCACCAACGTCCTCAAGTACGCAGGCGAAGGCGAAGTCCTGATCCGATTCGACATCGATGACGACTCCGCGAAGCTGACGGTGAGCAGCCCTCTCTCTGTCACGCCGCGTCGCGAGCTCTCGTCGAGCCGCACCGGCGTCGGGCGAATGGCCGAGCGCGTCCTCGGCGCCAGCGGTGAGTTCAGTGCCGGAGAAGCAGACGGACGCTGGGTCGTGTCAGCCCTGCTGCCGATCGTCTGA